A window of the Agrococcus jejuensis genome harbors these coding sequences:
- the polA gene encoding DNA polymerase I, whose protein sequence is MVIDGHSLAFRAFFALPLDNFVNSEGQHTNAIHGFISMLLLILKNERPTHLAVAFDISRFSFRTREYAEYKGTRAETPPEFKGQIPLLEEALHAMGIRTISKEDFEADDILATMARRGVEDGMDVLVVSGDRDTIQLVNEDVTLLYPSARGVSELKRYTPETVRERYGIEPHQYPEIAALVGETSDNLQGIDKVGEKTAVKWVQQWGTVANILEHADEIKGVVGNNLREQQDRAVRNRRLNRLVNDVELPIGPTDVARQPIDEAKVREMFSQRLQFRTLLDRVLTQEGGGADGESAPAASGPAAPAVHTMVDEELATWLERQTAQVAVHLERTGDELTGIGLSTDQASVYVPYQAGTGDYVALAEWLAGDHPKALHDAKLQRRWLWAAGLDLGGVVVDTRIAAWLAAPTALAKTYELDHQVFTILGETMPKPDPTQLVPDVEPSAIGTIAWYVARIADPLTANLDEGTQGVEADIELPLQPVLTRMENAGVTIDASVLERIHATMREKADGHAQDAFAEIGHEVNLGSPKQLQTVLFDELGMPKTRATKTGYSTDAQALADLQESSPHPFLGLLLQHREATKLMQIIETLQKGIQTDARIHTTYDQTGSNTGRLSSNDPNLQNIPIRTDVSREIRTAFVHGEGFETLLTADYSQIEMRIMAHLSEDAGLIEAFHSGEDLHRFVGSRVFGVDPADVSPLMRTKVKAMSYGLAYGLSAFGLSKQLRIPQSEAKQLMLDYFERFGGVRAYLRGVVMQAKDDGYTTTIFGRRRPFPDLHSANRVLRENAERQALNSPIQGSAADIIKRAMLAIDAQIIDEGLQSRMLLQVHDELVFEVAPGELDRMTEIVRDGMGGAADLSVPLDVAVGVGPNWDAAGH, encoded by the coding sequence ATGGTCATCGACGGCCACTCGCTGGCGTTCCGGGCGTTCTTCGCCCTGCCGCTCGACAACTTCGTCAACAGCGAGGGGCAGCACACGAACGCCATCCACGGGTTCATCTCGATGCTGCTGCTCATCCTCAAGAACGAGCGGCCGACGCATCTCGCCGTCGCGTTCGACATCTCGCGGTTCTCGTTCCGCACCCGCGAGTACGCGGAGTACAAGGGCACGCGCGCGGAGACGCCGCCGGAGTTCAAGGGGCAGATCCCGCTCCTCGAGGAGGCGCTGCACGCGATGGGCATCCGCACGATCTCGAAGGAGGACTTCGAGGCCGACGACATCCTCGCCACGATGGCGAGGCGGGGCGTCGAGGACGGCATGGACGTGCTGGTCGTCTCGGGCGACCGCGACACGATCCAGCTCGTGAACGAGGATGTGACGCTGCTGTACCCGTCGGCGCGCGGCGTCTCCGAGCTCAAGCGCTACACGCCCGAGACCGTGCGCGAGCGCTACGGCATCGAGCCGCACCAGTACCCCGAGATCGCGGCGCTCGTCGGCGAGACGAGCGACAACCTGCAGGGCATCGACAAGGTCGGCGAGAAGACGGCCGTCAAGTGGGTGCAGCAGTGGGGCACCGTCGCGAACATCCTCGAGCACGCCGACGAGATCAAGGGCGTCGTCGGCAACAACCTCCGCGAGCAGCAGGACCGCGCGGTCAGGAACCGCAGGCTGAACCGGCTCGTGAACGACGTCGAGCTGCCGATCGGGCCGACCGACGTCGCGAGGCAGCCGATCGACGAGGCGAAGGTGCGCGAGATGTTCTCGCAGCGCCTGCAGTTCCGCACGCTGCTCGACCGCGTGCTCACGCAGGAGGGCGGCGGCGCCGACGGCGAGTCCGCACCCGCGGCGAGCGGCCCCGCGGCACCCGCCGTGCACACGATGGTCGACGAGGAGCTCGCGACCTGGCTCGAGCGGCAGACGGCGCAGGTCGCCGTGCACCTCGAGCGCACGGGCGACGAGCTCACGGGCATCGGCCTGTCGACCGACCAGGCGAGCGTCTACGTGCCGTACCAGGCGGGCACGGGCGACTACGTCGCGCTCGCCGAGTGGCTCGCGGGCGACCACCCGAAGGCGTTGCACGACGCAAAGCTGCAGCGCCGCTGGCTGTGGGCGGCGGGCCTCGACCTCGGCGGCGTCGTCGTCGACACGCGCATCGCCGCGTGGCTCGCGGCGCCGACGGCGCTGGCGAAGACGTACGAGCTCGACCACCAGGTCTTCACGATCCTCGGCGAGACGATGCCGAAGCCCGATCCGACGCAGCTCGTGCCCGACGTCGAGCCGAGCGCCATCGGCACGATCGCCTGGTACGTCGCGCGCATCGCCGACCCGCTCACCGCGAACCTCGACGAGGGCACGCAGGGCGTCGAGGCCGACATCGAGCTGCCGCTGCAGCCCGTGCTGACCCGCATGGAGAACGCGGGCGTCACGATCGATGCGTCGGTGCTCGAGCGCATCCACGCGACGATGCGCGAGAAGGCCGACGGGCATGCGCAGGATGCGTTCGCCGAGATCGGCCACGAGGTGAACCTCGGCAGCCCCAAGCAGCTGCAGACCGTGCTGTTCGACGAGCTCGGCATGCCCAAGACGCGTGCGACGAAGACGGGCTACTCGACCGACGCGCAGGCGCTCGCCGACCTGCAGGAGTCGAGCCCGCATCCGTTCCTCGGGCTGCTGCTGCAGCACCGCGAGGCGACGAAGCTCATGCAGATCATCGAGACGCTGCAGAAGGGCATCCAGACGGATGCCCGCATCCACACGACGTACGACCAGACGGGCTCCAACACGGGCCGCCTGTCGTCGAACGACCCGAACCTGCAGAACATCCCGATCCGCACCGACGTGAGCCGCGAGATCCGCACGGCGTTCGTGCACGGCGAGGGCTTCGAGACGCTGCTGACCGCCGACTACTCGCAGATCGAGATGCGCATCATGGCGCACCTGTCGGAGGATGCGGGACTCATCGAGGCGTTCCACTCGGGCGAGGACCTCCACCGCTTCGTCGGCTCGCGCGTCTTCGGCGTCGACCCCGCCGACGTGTCGCCGCTCATGCGCACGAAGGTCAAGGCGATGTCGTACGGCCTCGCGTACGGCCTCAGCGCCTTCGGCCTCTCGAAGCAGCTGCGCATCCCGCAGTCCGAGGCGAAGCAGCTCATGCTCGACTACTTCGAGCGCTTCGGCGGCGTGCGCGCCTACCTGCGCGGCGTCGTCATGCAGGCGAAGGACGACGGCTACACGACGACGATCTTCGGGCGTCGCCGGCCGTTCCCCGACCTGCACTCGGCGAACCGCGTGCTGCGCGAGAACGCCGAGCGCCAGGCGCTCAACTCGCCCATCCAGGGCTCGGCGGCCGACATCATCAAGCGCGCCATGCTCGCGATCGACGCGCAGATCATCGACGAGGGCCTGCAGTCGCGCATGCTGCTGCAGGTGCACGACGAGCTCGTCTTCGAGGTCGCGCCCGGCGAGCTCGACCGCATGACCGAGATCGTGCGCGACGGCATGGGCGGCGCCGCCGACCTGTCCGTGCCCCTCGACGTCGCGGTCGGCGTCGGCCCGAACTGGGATGCCGCCGGTCACTGA
- a CDS encoding PaaI family thioesterase, translated as MPSDVAADPGASSLLGERGRGELAERMGIEFTELSASRSVATMPAEGNRQPIGLIHGGAYCVLAESLGSMSANAHAITLDRYAVGIDINATHTRSVRSGTVTGTCTAVHLGSTMTVHEIVITDEAGARISTARITNLLRERR; from the coding sequence ATCCCCTCCGACGTCGCTGCAGATCCGGGCGCGTCGTCGCTGCTCGGCGAGCGAGGCCGCGGCGAGCTCGCGGAGCGCATGGGCATCGAGTTCACGGAGCTCTCGGCGTCGCGCTCGGTCGCGACGATGCCCGCGGAGGGCAACCGGCAGCCGATCGGCCTCATCCACGGCGGGGCCTACTGCGTGCTCGCGGAGTCGCTCGGCTCGATGTCGGCGAACGCCCACGCCATCACGCTCGACCGCTACGCCGTCGGCATCGACATCAACGCGACGCACACCCGCTCGGTGCGCTCGGGCACCGTGACCGGCACGTGCACGGCCGTGCACCTCGGCTCGACGATGACGGTGCACGAGATCGTGATCACCGACGAGGCGGGCGCTCGCATCTCGACGGCGCGCATCACGAACCTGCTGCGCGAGCGCCGCTGA
- a CDS encoding ANTAR domain-containing response regulator: MTDATFLEPELPEPEAATSSTRRRVVVAEDESLIRLDIVETLQDNGFEIVGEAGDGEKAVELATELKPDLVVMDVKMPKMDGISAAEKLSEGKIAPVVLLTAFSQKELVERASEAGALAYVVKPFTPNDLLPAIEIALARYDQIQALETEVADLAERFETRKLVDRAKGLLGQRMGLSEPEAFRWIQKASMDRRLTMGEVARAVIEQLGDGKKG, translated from the coding sequence ATGACCGATGCCACGTTCCTGGAGCCCGAGCTCCCCGAGCCGGAGGCCGCCACGAGCAGCACCCGGCGCCGCGTCGTCGTCGCGGAGGACGAGTCGCTCATCCGCCTCGACATCGTCGAGACGCTGCAGGACAACGGCTTCGAGATCGTCGGCGAGGCCGGCGATGGCGAGAAGGCCGTCGAGCTCGCGACCGAGCTGAAGCCCGACCTCGTCGTCATGGACGTGAAGATGCCGAAGATGGACGGCATCTCGGCGGCCGAGAAGCTGTCGGAGGGCAAGATCGCCCCCGTCGTGCTGCTCACCGCCTTCTCGCAGAAGGAGCTCGTCGAGCGCGCGTCGGAGGCCGGCGCGCTCGCGTACGTCGTGAAGCCGTTCACGCCGAACGACCTGCTGCCCGCGATCGAGATCGCGCTCGCTCGCTACGACCAGATCCAGGCGCTCGAGACCGAGGTCGCCGACCTCGCCGAGCGCTTCGAGACGCGCAAGCTCGTCGACCGTGCGAAGGGCCTGCTCGGCCAGCGCATGGGCCTGTCGGAGCCCGAGGCGTTCCGCTGGATCCAGAAGGCGTCGATGGACCGCCGCCTGACGATGGGCGAGGTCGCCCGCGCCGTCATCGAGCAGCTGGGCGACGGCAAGAAGGGCTGA
- the pyk gene encoding pyruvate kinase, protein MRRAKIVATFGPALSGYEQTKAAIAAGVNVARLNLSHGAYPVHEAVYEDIRRASDELGMPVGILVDLQGPKIRLGKIAAGPQILADGDIFTITIEDVPGDKDVVSTTFKGLPADVKPGDPLLIDDGRIALEVISTDGVRVVTKVVVGGKVSDNKGINLPGVAVNVPALSEKDEADLRWALQLGADIIALSFVRDAADIQRVHEIMDEEGRRLPVVAKVEKPQAVDNLAEIIDAFDAIMVARGDLGVELPLEQVPLVQKRAVELSRRWAKPVIVATQVLESMIDAPRPTRAEASDCANAILDGADAVMLSGETSVGAYPIVTIQTMARIIESTEAHGLTRIPPLGTKPRTQGGAITLAAREVAEFVEAKAIVVFTESGDSARRMSRLRTSIPTIALTPDPEIESRMQLIWGMQTYLVDRVTHTDEMIALADDILIGRGLVAMGEKVVVISGSPPGISGSTNDLRVHVVGDAHNEAAQAYHGMRRIEVPTVAQERARAASTPAV, encoded by the coding sequence ATGAGACGAGCGAAGATCGTCGCCACCTTCGGGCCGGCGCTGTCGGGATACGAGCAGACGAAGGCCGCGATCGCGGCCGGCGTCAACGTCGCCCGCCTGAACCTGAGCCACGGCGCCTACCCGGTGCACGAGGCCGTGTACGAGGACATCCGCAGGGCATCCGACGAGCTGGGGATGCCCGTGGGCATCCTCGTCGACCTGCAGGGTCCGAAGATCCGCCTCGGCAAGATCGCGGCCGGCCCGCAGATCCTGGCCGACGGCGACATCTTCACCATCACCATCGAGGACGTGCCCGGCGACAAGGACGTCGTCTCGACGACGTTCAAGGGCCTGCCCGCCGACGTCAAGCCGGGCGACCCGCTGCTGATCGACGACGGCCGCATCGCGCTCGAGGTCATCTCGACCGACGGCGTGCGCGTCGTCACGAAGGTCGTCGTGGGCGGCAAGGTCAGCGACAACAAGGGCATCAACCTGCCCGGCGTCGCCGTGAACGTGCCCGCCCTGTCCGAGAAGGACGAGGCGGACCTGCGCTGGGCGCTGCAGCTGGGCGCCGACATCATCGCGCTGTCGTTCGTGCGCGACGCCGCCGACATCCAGCGCGTGCACGAGATCATGGACGAGGAGGGCCGTCGCCTGCCCGTCGTCGCGAAGGTCGAGAAGCCGCAGGCCGTCGACAACCTCGCCGAGATCATCGACGCGTTCGACGCGATCATGGTCGCGCGCGGCGACCTCGGCGTCGAGCTGCCGCTCGAGCAGGTGCCGCTCGTGCAGAAGCGCGCCGTCGAGCTCTCGAGGCGCTGGGCGAAGCCCGTCATCGTCGCGACGCAGGTGCTCGAGTCGATGATCGACGCGCCGCGCCCGACGCGCGCGGAGGCATCCGACTGCGCCAACGCCATCCTCGATGGCGCCGACGCGGTCATGCTCTCGGGCGAGACGAGCGTGGGCGCGTACCCGATCGTCACGATCCAGACGATGGCGCGCATCATCGAGTCGACCGAGGCGCACGGCCTCACGCGCATCCCGCCGCTCGGCACGAAGCCGCGCACGCAGGGTGGCGCCATCACGCTCGCCGCCCGCGAGGTCGCCGAGTTCGTCGAGGCGAAGGCCATCGTGGTCTTCACCGAGTCGGGCGACTCGGCACGCCGCATGTCGCGCCTGCGCACGTCGATCCCGACGATCGCGCTCACGCCCGACCCCGAGATCGAGTCGCGCATGCAGCTCATCTGGGGCATGCAGACGTACCTCGTCGACCGCGTGACGCACACCGACGAGATGATCGCGCTCGCCGACGACATCCTCATCGGCCGCGGCCTCGTCGCCATGGGCGAGAAGGTCGTCGTGATCTCGGGATCCCCTCCCGGCATCTCGGGCTCGACGAACGACCTGCGCGTGCACGTCGTCGGCGACGCCCACAACGAGGCGGCGCAGGCGTACCACGGCATGCGACGCATCGAGGTGCCGACGGTCGCGCAGGAGCGCGCCCGCGCCGCGTCGACGCCGGCGGTCTGA
- a CDS encoding glutamate synthase subunit beta produces MADPRGFLKTTERELAPKRPVSVRIMDWKEIGELGDKAVLRRQAGRCMDCGVPFCHQGCPLGNLIPEFNDLTWRGEGRAASDRLHATNNFPELTGKLCPAPCESSCVLGINQPAVTIKQVEQSIAADAFQHGWIEPHPPARLTGKTVAVVGSGPAGLAAAQQLTRAGHTVAVYERDDRIGGLLRYGIPDFKLEKRTIDQRLAQMTAEGTRFRAGVDIGTDITWDALRERFDAIVVATGAMVPRDLAIPGRDLAGVHYAMEYLTQQNRAVAGTAVSSQITAEGKHVVVLGGGDTGADCIGTAHRQGALSVTNLAIGVQPPAERPDHQPWPTHPAIFEVQSSHEEGGERTFLASTVEFVSNEVGEVRALKVAETEIVDGVRRPKAGTEREIPADLVLLALGFTGAEQETLGGQLGTQFTRGAVTRDADYATSTEGVFVAGDAGRGASLIVWAIAEGRAVAAAVDRFLEGSTTLPAPVRATDLPIRA; encoded by the coding sequence GTGGCTGATCCCCGCGGATTCCTGAAGACGACGGAGCGAGAGCTCGCTCCCAAGCGCCCCGTCTCGGTGCGCATCATGGACTGGAAGGAGATCGGCGAGCTCGGCGACAAGGCCGTGCTGCGCCGCCAGGCCGGTCGCTGCATGGACTGCGGCGTGCCGTTCTGCCACCAGGGCTGCCCGCTCGGCAACCTCATCCCCGAGTTCAACGACCTCACGTGGCGCGGCGAGGGCCGTGCGGCGAGCGACCGCCTGCACGCGACGAACAACTTCCCCGAGCTCACGGGCAAGCTGTGCCCCGCGCCGTGCGAGTCGTCGTGCGTGCTCGGCATCAACCAGCCCGCCGTGACGATCAAGCAGGTCGAGCAGTCGATCGCCGCCGACGCGTTCCAGCACGGCTGGATCGAGCCGCACCCGCCCGCTCGCCTCACGGGCAAGACCGTCGCGGTCGTCGGCTCGGGCCCCGCGGGCCTCGCGGCGGCGCAGCAGCTCACTCGCGCCGGCCACACCGTGGCCGTGTACGAGCGCGACGACCGCATCGGCGGCCTGCTGCGCTACGGCATCCCCGACTTCAAGCTCGAGAAGCGCACGATCGACCAGCGTCTCGCGCAGATGACGGCAGAGGGCACCCGCTTCCGGGCCGGTGTGGACATCGGCACCGACATCACGTGGGATGCGCTGCGCGAGCGGTTCGACGCCATCGTCGTCGCGACCGGCGCCATGGTGCCGCGCGACCTCGCGATCCCCGGCCGCGACCTCGCGGGCGTGCACTACGCCATGGAGTACCTGACGCAGCAGAACCGCGCCGTCGCAGGCACGGCCGTCTCGAGCCAGATCACGGCAGAGGGCAAGCACGTCGTCGTGCTCGGCGGCGGCGACACCGGCGCCGACTGCATCGGCACGGCGCACCGCCAGGGCGCGCTGTCGGTCACGAACCTCGCGATCGGCGTGCAGCCGCCCGCCGAGCGACCCGACCACCAGCCGTGGCCGACGCATCCCGCGATCTTCGAGGTGCAGTCGAGCCACGAGGAGGGCGGCGAGCGCACGTTCCTCGCCTCGACCGTCGAGTTCGTGTCGAACGAGGTCGGCGAGGTGCGCGCCCTCAAGGTCGCCGAGACCGAGATCGTCGACGGCGTGCGACGCCCCAAGGCGGGCACCGAGCGCGAGATCCCCGCGGACCTCGTGCTGCTCGCCCTCGGATTCACCGGTGCGGAGCAGGAGACCCTCGGCGGTCAGCTCGGCACCCAGTTCACCCGCGGCGCCGTCACGCGCGACGCGGACTACGCGACCTCGACGGAAGGCGTCTTCGTGGCTGGCGACGCCGGTCGAGGTGCATCGCTCATCGTGTGGGCGATCGCAGAGGGACGCGCGGTGGCAGCGGCCGTGGACCGGTTCCTGGAGGGGTCGACGACCCTGCCGGCACCGGTGCGCGCGACCGACCTCCCCATCCGCGCGTAG